From one Brachypodium distachyon strain Bd21 chromosome 4, Brachypodium_distachyon_v3.0, whole genome shotgun sequence genomic stretch:
- the LOC100824626 gene encoding uncharacterized protein LOC100824626 isoform X1, with protein MAAASTLLRLPSRSAPNSQDPVPRVYPSLLARPTRRRLLRAASCSPSPPPPSAPLDFPLLPFPPAEVLIPSECKTLHLYEARYLALLEEALYRRKNSLVHFVLDPVLSSSSKDSFAVRYGCLVQIESVQKLDLGALVSIRGLCRVNIKNLLQMEPYLRGDISPMMDKFSGGTELGMRISKLREGMCNLHSLQMKLKVPEDEPLQTNIKSSLLWSEKEIFEDYDNEFIPGLPERLSFAAYQSVSGMSDAELLTLQKYKIKAMDLTDTLERINSGIEYVEHNIGMIAARLAIQNI; from the exons atggccgccgcctccactctcctccgcctcccctctCGGTCAGCCCCGAACTCCCAGGATCCAGTCCCTAGGGTCTACCCTTCACTCCTCGCGCGTCCGAcgcgccggcgcctcctccgggCCGCCAGCTGTTCGCCCTCCCCCCCGCCCCCGTCTGCGCCGCTCGATTTCCCCCTCCTGCCGTTCCCGCCCGCCGAG GTGTTGATACCATCAGAATGCAAGACTCTGCACTTGTATGAAGCAAGGTATCTAGCATTGCTAGAAGAG GCCTTGTATAGGAGGAAAAATTCTCTTGTGCACTTTGTTCTCGATCCAGTTTTATCAAGCTCTTCTAAGGATTCCTTTGCTGTAAGATATGGCTGTTTGGTCCAGATAGAAAGT GTTCAAAAGCTGGATCTTGGAGCATTAGTCTCAATAAGAGGTTTATGCCGCGTGAACATCAAGAACCTTCTGCAG ATGGAACCCTACTTGCGTGGTGATATTTCTCCTATGATGGACAAGTTTAGCGGCGGCACCGAACTGGGCATGAGAATTTCCAAACTAAGAGAGGGCATGTGCAATTTGCATAGCCTTCAAATGAAGCTTAAG GTACCTGAGGATGAACCGCTGCAAACTAACATCAAGAGCTCTCTACTGTGGTCTGAGAAAGAAATTTTCGAAGACTATGATAATGAATTTATTCCAGGTCTCCCGGAACGTCTCTCCTTTGCCGCGTACCAATCAGTTTCAG GTATGTCAGATGCAGAACTTCTTACCCTGCAAAAATACAAGATAAAGGCAATGGATTTAACGGACACTCTGGAAAGAATAAATAGTGGAATCGAGTATGTAGAACACAATATCGGTATGATTGCCGCAAGACTGGCAATTCAGAATATATGA
- the LOC100824626 gene encoding uncharacterized protein LOC100824626 isoform X2, translating to MAAASTLLRLPSRSAPNSQDPVPRVYPSLLARPTRRRLLRAASCSPSPPPPSAPLDFPLLPFPPAEVLIPSECKTLHLYEARYLALLEEVQKLDLGALVSIRGLCRVNIKNLLQMEPYLRGDISPMMDKFSGGTELGMRISKLREGMCNLHSLQMKLKVPEDEPLQTNIKSSLLWSEKEIFEDYDNEFIPGLPERLSFAAYQSVSGMSDAELLTLQKYKIKAMDLTDTLERINSGIEYVEHNIGMIAARLAIQNI from the exons atggccgccgcctccactctcctccgcctcccctctCGGTCAGCCCCGAACTCCCAGGATCCAGTCCCTAGGGTCTACCCTTCACTCCTCGCGCGTCCGAcgcgccggcgcctcctccgggCCGCCAGCTGTTCGCCCTCCCCCCCGCCCCCGTCTGCGCCGCTCGATTTCCCCCTCCTGCCGTTCCCGCCCGCCGAG GTGTTGATACCATCAGAATGCAAGACTCTGCACTTGTATGAAGCAAGGTATCTAGCATTGCTAGAAGAG GTTCAAAAGCTGGATCTTGGAGCATTAGTCTCAATAAGAGGTTTATGCCGCGTGAACATCAAGAACCTTCTGCAG ATGGAACCCTACTTGCGTGGTGATATTTCTCCTATGATGGACAAGTTTAGCGGCGGCACCGAACTGGGCATGAGAATTTCCAAACTAAGAGAGGGCATGTGCAATTTGCATAGCCTTCAAATGAAGCTTAAG GTACCTGAGGATGAACCGCTGCAAACTAACATCAAGAGCTCTCTACTGTGGTCTGAGAAAGAAATTTTCGAAGACTATGATAATGAATTTATTCCAGGTCTCCCGGAACGTCTCTCCTTTGCCGCGTACCAATCAGTTTCAG GTATGTCAGATGCAGAACTTCTTACCCTGCAAAAATACAAGATAAAGGCAATGGATTTAACGGACACTCTGGAAAGAATAAATAGTGGAATCGAGTATGTAGAACACAATATCGGTATGATTGCCGCAAGACTGGCAATTCAGAATATATGA
- the LOC106866707 gene encoding uncharacterized protein LOC106866707: MVEIQSNRAPAIPSWVLLDQFFLYENPAAGSFPAAADATSAGARDTKGEPIGVSLELHPPPASSRFRLHYCPVEREPSGAVLFRVEVPFVGLPLNHRYAMDYFLYRASGPRLSLLQRCYSTYDEIMAMEAAVGKDANWRSTRRMVNQNAIGLLLLPGPGDGDEEGFVVAELRINIRPPKPRRRRWKPSSSGYNPPRPKTAVANGS, from the coding sequence ATGGTGGAAATCCAATCGAACCGGGCCCCGGCCATCCCCAGCTGGGTGCTCCTGGACCAATTCTTCCTCTACGAGAACCCGGCCGCCGGCTCCttccccgccgcggccgacgCGACATCCGCGGGGGCAAGGGACACCAAAGGCGAGCCCATCGGCGTCTCCTTGGAACTccatccgccgccggcgtcatcccGCTTCCGCCTGCACTACTGCCCGGTGGAGCGGGAGCCCTCCGGCGCCGTCCTCTTCCGCGTCGAGGTCCCCTTCGTCGGGCTCCCCTTGAATCACCGCTACGCCATGGACTACTTCCTCTACAGAGCCTCCGGCCCCAGGCTCTCCCTGCTCCAGCGCTGCTACTCCACCTACGACGAGATCatggccatggaggcggccgTGGGGAAGGATGCTAACTGGAGGTCCACGAGGCGCATGGTGAACCAAAACGCCATCGGCCTCTTGCTGCTTCCTGGTCCTGGTGATGGCGACGAAGAAGGCTTCGTGGTGGCGGAGCTCAGAATCAACATCCGGCCGCCGAAACCCCGACGGCGCCGCTGGAAGCCGAGCTCTTCAGGATACAATCCTCCTCGTCCAAAAACGGCGGTGGCCAATGGGAGCTAA
- the LOC100834353 gene encoding DNA-directed RNA polymerases I and III subunit RPAC2, producing MEHGSLADSSASSFSIVEEDHTLANSVRFVLNQDPRVAFCGYSIPHPADNKVNIRVQTTGDPAKDVMKDALQDLMVMGQHVRATFDKAVADFKSNIPAEQMDVDANK from the exons ATGGAGCACGGGTCGTTGGCGGATTCGAGCGCGTCGAGCTTCTCCATCGTGGAGGAGGATCACACCCTCGCCAACTCCGTCAGATTCGTCCTCAACCAGGA CCCAAGGGTAGCATTTTGTGGATATAGCATCCCCCATCCTGCTGACAACAAAGTCAACATTAGGGTTCAGACTACAG GAGATCCAGCAAAGGATGTAATGAAAGATGCTTTACAGGATTTGATGGTGATGGGCCAGCATGTTAGAGCGACTTTTGACAAAGCAGTCGCTGATTTTAAATCAAACATACCTGCAGAACAAATGGATGTTGATGCAAACAAGTGA